The genomic region GACccaaaaaaaacagaagaacaGTTTATAAGACCAGTTCTCCTAAACAGTTGACTTAGTTACTcgcataaaaaaaatgcaaatactGATATTTATAACATTGAAAAACATGTTAACATTTAGAAAAGCCATTAAAAAAGTGTGCGTGAAAGGGAGCCAAGTCACATCGCATTCACAGGAGTTGAAGTGAGAAGTGGCAAGAAAATGGAGATTTGTAAGATGACTAAGATCACTATATAACTAACAAAGTGTAAAAAATTCACTGAGAATGTAGTGATTGTGGGAAAAGGTGGAAGTAATGAACTAAAGTAAACTTgcagacagaaaaagaaaaaggtagagCAATCGAGCAATCATAGTTTTATGAAATTTGGCAGACATCCGTAAAGGTAGTTGAAAAATCTAGAGGGTTTTCAGACAATAAAGGGAGTAGAAAAGAATATCTTGGCTACTTAGAATTCTTGGTCTATGTTTTGCTATATATGGATTTTCTGGGAGCCAGAGATTGGAAAATCATAGACAAATGACTATTAGTGGCATATGAcaaaacatcaaatttatcatGGTCTTGAGGCACAATGGATAGGATGTGCAATGTGACAGCCCAgattttcatttatataatgAAAACCTCAGCCAGGTTCCCTTAtcctcagaaaaaaaaaagagctttCCTTAAATAATACAGTTTCCCTTCCGGTTCCACAGAACACCCGAGTCCATGAATCCAAGGAATATAGAATTATCTAATGTCCATGCATGTTCTACATGTATGAAGATAAAATTGAGGAggaacaaggaaaaatttaataGCTAACCTGGCAGCAATCTCAGAAAAGTACTTCCCAGGTTGTCTTTGCCTTAGTGCATGCAAGTCCCCACCAGGGCAAAACTCCATCACCAAGCAGGAGAATGTCTCAGTCTCAAAGTGTGTATATAAAGTGGGTAGAAATGGATGATCTAAAGACTGCAGTATCTCTCTCTCTGTCTGAGACCTAACAAGCTTCTTACGACTTGCCAGCTCGGTTTTGTTCATTACTTTCATGGCAAAACAAGTCCTTGTGCCACTTAACTCAGCTAGATATACACTTCCTATGTCTCCACATcccaatttcttcaacaacCTGAAATGTCTCATTTCCAACACCCCATCACGGACTCGGATGGCTTGAATCGCTTCCCATCTTATATCGTTTGCCTTGTGGGGTTTATACAAAGTACTGCTCAAACTACTAGTGCTGCTCTCGTCGCTAACGTCACTTCCAGTACTCCCTCTACAGATGCTGGTCTTTCTGCTCTCATTAAATTCACAGGAATTAGTAACTTCTCCACTTTCAACTGACTTATCAACACTCACACATTCACTGGCTCCAGTATTGACAAAACTTTCCTTGGCTTCTGAATAGAAACTATTCTGAGGACTTGGACAAAAAGTAATCTCCGATTGACAGTAACTCTTTGTTGGATCAACAACTCCTTTTGATGAACCTAATTTGCAATTGTCAGATTCTAACACGCCACCAGAGTCACAATTCTTGGAAGCATCTAATGGTTGCTTGATGCTTAGTTTTGTTTCCATAGAGGAGATATTCTTTCCTAAACAACTTTCAACAGCTTTATTGAGGCTTGCATTGTCAGACTTGCTGTTAGCGTCGTAATACTGATTCTCCATATTAGGCATTCTGTCGTGTTCCACATTGTCAGCCTCCTGATAGGAATGCTTTTGACTGGAGGAAGCCCCATAATTCCTTGGTGCTCTTAATGGAGGCCGAGAAGACCGGAGAATCCCAGATGTCGAAGGAGGATCATGATCTACCACAGAAACTAAATTCTGAACCTCTGATAAAGAATCAACTTCATTAACAGGAGACCCCATTAAGAAATCCTTGATGAGCTGCAAAATCCAAATCAACACACTGAATTACTGAGATGCACTCATTCAAAAGGCACAGAAACAAAACAACCACTTACAAAATCCCCTTCTACAATTTTTCTtactacaaaaaataaaataaaataacaacaaaattatacaggttgaaataataaaattaaaatgatccataatgaaattcaaacagccagaataaagaaaaaacttaaaaaactttGCAAGAGACCTATCTTAGATACAATCACCAGAAAACCACCCAACTGAACAGAAACAATTAGAAAGAAAACGATGAACTCAAACCCAAAGCatcaaaaaatcaaagtcagtCTTTTAAcccaaatgaaagaaaaacatcaaggaAACTCACAAAGGCTTTCAGATATCAAAGTTTCAGTCTTTCACAGATTCACCAGGAAATTCAGTTCCCTTCTAATTAACACCACTAAACAAAACCATAACTTGACAAAACCAACACCCCCTATGCTTTTGATTCCAAAAATGCATCAGCTTGTAACAGCAACCAAGttgaagttttgtttttttattctttagaaGCCACCCTTCAGCTTTTTCTTTGATTACACTACAGGAACAGTAATTAAAAGCCACCCCATAAAGAAAGGCAGCAAAAGGGTAAGTGTAGagcaaagaaataaataaataaataaaataaacaaacaaaaaaaaaaaagaacatgcaTACCTGATCAAAGCATAAAAATGGCAATGAAATTGCAGAGCGAGAAACCTTCTTCCATGGCTATGGATTCCACAagttgagtgtgtgtgtgtgtggttgctTGGAGCAAGGAGAAACCACACTCCAAGAAAGTGAAGCAACTTTGGTGTGCCTTTCTGCAACTCTGAAGAGCCTCAGATCCAATCGAAAAATAAAGGGACAAGACAAATGAAAACTGTAACAATAATTAcaacaatattaataaaaataatgtgttgttataatttttctccttttttttttctttttttgcttttgtgTTAGTTTCTGGGGGGTGATGAAGGGTGTGGCTTTGTGGAGTGGGAATTGCAGAAAACGAAGCCAACTTCACAAGCAAAGctaaaccaaataaataaataataataaagtgcaGTTCCTTATCTTAATGGTTATGTGTTCCCTCTAAAAGAAACCCAACCTCACCTAGTTTCTTGTTCTCGTATTCCCAAAGTtttaatgcttcttttttagtgCATATTCTGAAAGGGGAAATGAGTTGAGTTGGGGCTAGGCACGGGGTAGTGTCATCCttcccaaatttttttattagcaaaatatgctcttaattttcataaatattttgatttaatgtGATCTTGgctgtttaaaaaataatattagttttaatttctgtACAATTTAAAGATTTTCAGAATGATTTGTGTCTGTACTTAGTTATTATAATGTATCATGTATTTAAtcaaaaagaataattattttgatatgactaaaatgtattatattatattactattattacaattagatggaaataaaaattattttaaaaaattaaaattaatcaagaataaagaatcaaaactaaataaaataatatttataaacctTTTTTATACTGTGTTTCGGTTGCTGTCAACTTTTTgaggttgtttttttttcttgtttgctgTATATGTTTTTCATGCTTTTTCTTGTTTGAGTGTTCTGTAAAGTGGTACGAACTGTTataatcaattcatattaattataaaatttgataaaattaattttaatatttttataaatataaaaaattatcaattcaagtattatattaaaagttttagtgaaacaaattaaatttgttgTCATTCATATTTTactgaataatattttgatatttgacTCAtagtatgtttttaaaaaaatccatgcACATTATTGACTAAGGAAATATTAAATATCTCAAATTTTAGtaccaaaatatatatttacttaataaataaataaaatccccTTTTTGATCTTGGAGGCGGGGAGGAGAAATTGGGTCGGacgatttaattgttttatttatttgtgaaatGATGGGTCTAAATCCTTCcacaaattttgttatatttgataaaattaagtgagaaaacaattaaaagtcaaaaatcatcttatttaattataattatttggtAAAATTATATGTAGAagtaactaaaaatgaaaaaaaaatcaaaactataaaagaagataaaaatattaaaaccttaaatagaaaaaattaaataagaaatctaataaatatataaggataaaaaagaaataaatataaggaactagaaagtaaaaattaatgtttaaaatacacatctaaaaaaatgttaaaaattacaacaaaaaaaaacctcgtttattaaataatcaaacaatttttttcaagtaatgaacaaaactaaaaacctcgtttattatttttttatgggaaAAAAAGTACTCAACCTTATTAAACCTTATCTCTTTTATAAATAGGCaccttatattttattgttgtcCCAATTGATCCTTATATTTTATCTACAAATATCATAAATGCACTCTAATTACTCagaaaaaatgcattttaattgattcataaaatttatcattttttacaaATGGTTATTTCTATCAAAttagaattaaattatttacctTATATGATATTCattcattaatattttcttcttttattatatattaaaatataataataatgaattataaaaaagaaaataataaaagcaattaaaaagtcttttatttgattttttaattcaaaattttattacatGTTAATGTTTGGaaaattatctataaaaataaaactaataaaggATTGGGActtaaaattaatagaaaaatgatTGAGTTTTCTTCTTTATAAGTAATTTGGGCCCGAATTTTATATATGACTGCTTTCAAAAATggataaagtttaaaatgggCAAATTAAGATGTTTATGTgcaaaaatggtaaattttaaggataaattgaaataaaattaaagtttatggTGTTTATTTGCaaacaaaataaagtttaaGGATAAATTTGTAAGTATTTATAGCATTAAAGAAAGTGTTAGAAATCACTATTAGGTTAAAACAGTAAAGTGTTTATTTCTAACACTCTTTTATTGTtagttggttaaaatttattaaaaatcactcTTTTaggtaaatttaaatttttatttaacaattttttatttacaaatatgatCCATAAAAATTggtaatttcaaataaatataattcaatagtAGAGAAAGTATTGGAAAAAATGTGTCATGGACTCATAGTGTGTCTAAcattcttcttttatttaataaaaattataataaataaatattaaaattaagattattattaaataaatatttttaacatatataaattatatttttgatttggataaaaaaaatttacattgtgaaacaatattatttttaattattgaaaattctttccaaaatttgtatttcgatttagaaataaagatgaaTGATACACTCAAACAAACATATAGGTAGAGGTagttaagaaaatcaaatttacaaataagataaaaaaaaaaaaaaaggatagtaGTTTGAGAAAAAGAATTGGCTATTTaaaccaaattaaatttaaaattaaaattaagaaatatatttaataagtataaaaaattaaaaataaattcttcaATATTTAAGATTAAGATGAAACATTAACTCAATAAAAGTCAAAATAactcattaaaatatatttttttaagaataaaatctaAAAGTTCTCTCAATCAAAATTACCTTAACAATCTCATTTAAAAGtagtttctaaaaatatttttatttggaaatgagaattcaaatttataatgtaaggataaataaaagtttttttaagaaatggaTCAGTTTTTCAATGATGGATTAAAAGTATGGATAATAATAGAGAGTTTTATATAATGCCTTATAATATTCATTATTATATACTcctgttttaaaataatattccaTCTAAATCTATATTTATATGGATAAAAATTACAACATTCATATTTGTATATGTTAGCTAATTGGATTTCGACTGTAAAAAAAAGGACTTGGATTTTAGACTCATAATCaacattttagttaatttagaAATGGTTTTCTAATATGTATTTGTTTGACAAACTAATAACAAGaatgttattacttattataataataatattaattatgaaaaatcaataaaattaaattaaataaaattaaaatatataatttaattgaaaaacaatgtaattattatttaaaatagaaaaaaagttatgtaatgacaatataaaaaattttacacagTCATCcaatcataatttataatttattatgtatgataaatttattgacttttaaaataattatcttaaaataatttaaaaaataatttatgattacaAGTACATAGATATTAAACTCTTTAAAACATTACAAATacaatttaacttaattaaaatatttaaaaacttgtCAAATTTTAGTAATAAATATACTATGAGGTTTTTAATAGAgttgaataatataatattcatatttgtagtcatattttcaaataattacttatatcaaaatttcaaacttatttaagagataaataccttatttattatgaaaaaaattataaatatttttttactttagttttataaatatttattgagtcTAAATTTAATTGTGATTCCTAATTAAAGAGTTGAGAACATTATCCCGATTAAGTGACTACTAGTACTTAAGAATGGGTAAAATTAGTTGATACACCATTTGAGAgggaatattaataatattgtacACAGAAGCAAGTTTGAAAAAACTCATCCAAAATCATTCAGATATTAATGATTGTTTCCATCTAATATTTATTCCGTTCTCtacaaaaacattttcaaatatgattatatatatatatatatatatatatatatatatatatatatatatatatatataatataaacatacttatttaatatttttagtacaGGTCCATcaacaaattataattagaaattctcttaaaatatatcaataatataaCTTAATGCATTCATATTAATAAATACCTTATGTTATCCAAcacctaaaaaaatatagatataataTAATGTGATATAAAGTGAAAGTTAGAGAAAAACTAAAAGTATTAGTTGgtgaaaaaacaaagataatttatgtatattatttttatcttatttcttaAACATgagtaataaaaaatgtatatagaaaaatatttgttgaaaatgatcataatataaatatcaatATCTCACCTTATTAgccttcaacaaaaaaattatcctaaacATATACTCAAATCattaatattgattttgttCCACAAgttattttagttagtttttaatttttttattaactaaaaaatttatttaattgtttgataaatatttcttttagtatttttaaaattttaattgaaataatatttttttaaatattaacttttaatttttttatattttatttatttattattcttatttattaaattttcttattgttagattttttttatataatcttaCTATTAGatcaaacattattttattgtttatttattttcactacTCATTCGTATACGTCTAAGGTATCACCGTTCtcatcactattttttttctccaactTCTTGCTCACTCTcggtaaaactattttttatttttaatcaattaattgtttattttttattgtattccTTTTTGCATTAAATAATGAATCTctcatattctattttttaaaataattttatattagattattttttatggttattaacataataaaaatataatgattatttaagtgtatttttttactttattttaaacttgattaaaaatattttaagaaataatatgAGATTAATAGTAGAATacttaatatgaaaaatataataattaaaactaaaaatataatgaaaataatttatctataaagaaaatttacaagaatttaaaactaattaaaaaaattaaaattataacatcacaaaagatatttttatctataaaataaagttggaatttatataaaaatatcatataaatatattcttttttattattttatatttttcagttaTTTGAACATGATAGTTTTATCCAACACTTGGTAAGCTaacttaacaatttttaatttttagcttctaattattttttagttagttttatcaaatatatttcttttaattcgttGTTAATAAGCATAGTTTCGGAATTCAGCTCACattgaaatgaaagaagattTCTTGCTTTTTGTGTCACGGTTTTTTTActagaaaacaaataaagaattttgAAGACCGTATTAAATATGAATCTTTTAAGAATTTTCTTTGAAAGTATTTTTacctttgaaattttatttattggcAATAAGCATTTTTTATGGGAGATACTTTTGCTCAAGTTAAGTATAACTACTATGAGCAACCCACTCTTTCCcgaagtaatttttatttatatcttctTAGGAACAttcaaatttacaaaattaagttgattgatattctttatatatatatatatatataggattgatattctaatttattatgAAGTGTATTCTTAAACAGTTAAACACATTCAatcttaagaaaaagaaagagcttcaaaaagttttatttatatcaCATGATCGAAGCTACTCAAACTACaccaaaaaagttaaaataattgcCTCCTCTGTTGTCCCATTGTCATCAAAATCCTGTGATGCGCCAAAGCACACCTTCGTTGCcctgtttttatctttttaatatttccaataaaaaaactatgaaaACTTAATTATTGAACAAATGGGCAAGAGAAATGTTTTTTCATTGACAAATCACGAATTTTTAGggaaagaatgagaagaagagaaTCGAGCTAAGTATTTGTGAGCCATCTATTGAACCGTCATTTTTTAGTTGATCATCAGACTAATTTAGCTTAGTTCTTGATTGGGTCATACTCCattcacttttttaaaatataaaaaaattaaaaattattaaagtaaattACTTTTATGTGACCAGCTAATAAAATGTAGTGTTGTTGGCGATGAACATAGGCTAATCTGGACTTTCACTGGGAATGGAAGATACTCACTCAAGTCGCCCTACTATCACGCAATGAAATCTTATATGTCTCTGGATGTTCCACACAAAACCATCATCTTTCTTTGGCATTTAGTTATAGTGggaaaaattgttttagtttatagtttttttattagttgaaaaattagTATGATTGATtgttaaataattgttttaagtAACTTCTAACATTATTTTagtaactttaaattttttatttttaaaatatttattcaaatttattattatattttttaaatgttattttatactttttaattattttgatattaaatttgaccgaaatcttataatttaataaattaatttttgtttctaacGAGAACACACTTATAAGGGAGTTCAATGTCCTATTACCTGTTCTATGTGTGGAATTGACTTGGAGTCCGCCTGGCACATATTTCTCAGCTGTCCCAAAGCTCTGAATGTATGGAATATTTATGAAAGTATCAatgattgtatttttttcttctctaaaaaaattagatgacaACTAGCAACTCAGCTTAATTCTTGCCCTTTGGTGTCTATATATGGTTCATACATAATGAAAAGGTTTGGGAAAATATAGCAGCAATCCTTGACTGCATCTGAGCATGCCCTACCGAGTTTTGAGATGGATTAAATCAAGGGTACAAACAACTCACCAATAATTGATATAACTGATACTGATTTGTGTTCCTTAATCAAGTGATCTATGATTTGAATCGTGATTGATTCTTGAATATGAAGTAAATTCTgttggaagaaaaatatattgtgtGTTTATGGTGTTCAGAGAAGATTAATTATCACTTCTAACAGAATTATTTCGTACCAATACTATGAcccaaaaaaaacaactaaggGTGCTCTGAAGTGTAATGTAGATGCATCCATGAGAGCTACCATTTGTGATTCTGGAGGTCACTTTGTATGTGCTAGAACTTCTTTCAAAGCTGGAAACATCCCTGCTGCAGAGGAAATTTAAAGGACGATTGAGTTGGGCGACAACAACGTCACCTTCGAGACTGATTGCAAACATGTTTGTGACTTGCTTCAGTCGTGCTCCAATATATATGGATTCGAAATTGGTTTCACTTTTGTAATAATAACCTTCGTTTAACTAGTAACTCAAATGTGAATTTTGGCGAACCAAATGGTTCATGTCCTTGCAAAGACGTCGTCTAGGTTCTATGCTAATCCATAATGTTTTGATGTTTCTCATCATTGTATTGAACTattgatgtttttcttattaatgaaatgatataagcttgttgtagtaaaaaaaaatgctaataaaatattttttaattattataaactaaactatatatatatatatatatatatatatatatatatatatatatatatatataacttaaatattttaatatatataatattgaattgaccatttattattttattaattataaaaaagataaaaattggcCAATATGCTATCTCAACTCATCACAAACCTGCCCAATTTGTGCTCGTAAAAATTGGAGTGGAGCGAGATCAAAATAAGGTTAGGCTTAAATTTTCACTTTATACCTTTACCTTAACTCGAATTCTCActttatatttgattatttgttcGAATCCATTTAGCTCGTAGCACCACCAGCGGTGATCTAGCTGCGTCACCAACGGTTTTGATTGGACAGTACAGCCAAACCATGAAATTGTCAGATTTTACAGTCATTCATTCTTCATACTTTCATTGGCCACCATCACCAAAATTAGTCATCAAAGAGTCAAAACATCCTTAATTATCAATAAACCAAAGGGAAAGTGATTATTTTGgtcaataattaaatatgtaaatcagtaataatttaatttatgaaagaacaaatttttttaatttagttcttaaatGTGTAAAAGGTGTGACAATTATGTCAtgttgttaaattttaatttgttagacTATTTTGTCATTAAATTGTATTGTTATAGAATCAAATtgacattaaatttttaaaatttgggaagcaatttatcattaaattatacaataggacataattataacattttttacacaTCTAAGGACTAAAtcagaattttctttctttcatagaCAAAATTGTAATCAAATTATACATTTAGGGACCAAGATAATTAT from Glycine soja cultivar W05 chromosome 16, ASM419377v2, whole genome shotgun sequence harbors:
- the LOC114390545 gene encoding protein kinase PVPK-1-like, with protein sequence MGSPVNEVDSLSEVQNLVSVVDHDPPSTSGILRSSRPPLRAPRNYGASSSQKHSYQEADNVEHDRMPNMENQYYDANSKSDNASLNKAVESCLGKNISSMETKLSIKQPLDASKNCDSGGVLESDNCKLGSSKGVVDPTKSYCQSEITFCPSPQNSFYSEAKESFVNTGASECVSVDKSVESGEVTNSCEFNESRKTSICRGSTGSDVSDESSTSSLSSTLYKPHKANDIRWEAIQAIRVRDGVLEMRHFRLLKKLGCGDIGSVYLAELSGTRTCFAMKVMNKTELASRKKLVRSQTEREILQSLDHPFLPTLYTHFETETFSCLVMEFCPGGDLHALRQRQPGKYFSEIAARFYVAEVLLALEYLHMLGVIYRDLKPENVLVREDGHIMLSDFDLSLRCAVSPTLVKSSNSSLETKSSGYCIQPACIEPTCVIQPACIQPSCFTPRFFSSKSKKEKKSKPKNDLQNQVTPLPELIAEPTNARSMSFVGTHEYLAPEIIKGEGHGSAVDWWTFGIFLYELLFGRTPFKGSANRATLFNVVGQPLKFPESPTVSFAARDLIRGLLVKEPQNRLAYRRGATEIKQHPFFHNVNWALIRCANPPEVPRLAMKALAAEKVPGVKPSGNYLDIDFF